The genomic segment CATTTTGTTTTAACTTATAGTCTGGAATTCCCATATCACCTGCAAGAATTGGACCCATTAAATTCGAAAAGATAACTACATTTTCATCAATGTATGCCTTTTCAATATTTTTTAGAGTTGAATATTTTAGATAGTCAAAAGCTACTCCATCATATCTTTCTATAACTTTCATAATTTCTTTTTCTAGAAGATTTCCTTTATAATAATCAATCATATCTTCTTTTTTAGTTCCAAATAATTTTTCTAATTTTCCATTTGATGCATTATTAATAAAAGTTTGATATAAATTTACTACTTTTATTCTTTCTTCAAATAATTCTGGAAAAAGAAAACTGTTTTTGTTAATTTTTTTAGTTTCTCCACCTTTAAATTTTGTTTCACTTGGTGAGAATAGGATTTTCATTTTTATACTCCAATTTTAATTTTTTATTTTCAAGTAATTTCAATAAATTTTCAAGTTCTTGTTTGTTTTTTTCATTTGTTTGCCAATTAATTGATATCTTTTGATAAGTTGGTAAAAACCATTTTATAATTTCTTCATTATTTAAATCTTCAATTTCTGTATAAGAATTATTATTTATAGTGTATTTGATAATTTTATTTGCCATGATGTTAGTGATATCAACAACTGTTTCATTATCATATATTTTTCTTTTGTAGGTCTCAGATAATATCTCTAGATATCCATGTTCAATATTAAGAGATGGTATCAAGGCAAAAATAGAGTTTTCCATTTGATTCGAATAATTAGCTAAAGAGGTATCGTTTTTTACCTTATTCAAATTATATTGTGAATCATTGTATGATGAGTTTGCCAATGATAATATTTCTAACCAAGCTGTAAAATCTTCAATTTCATTGTTCATCTGTTGTTTTAATTTTGAATTATTTTCATTATTTCCATCTTCTCGATTTTTAATTATCATTTCACTATATTTTTTTACTCTAGCCATTGATAATTGCATTTCCAATCCGATTTCTTGTGTAAACATATAATTTGTTATGAAATATGGGCATAAACTACATCTTCCAATTATTTGAGATGGACATTGAGTTTTTGTGCAAATGCCTGTTCTTAAGGGTTTCCAATATAATGGTTCAGATTTTGAAATTTTTGCTAATGTAATTTCATCTTTAAAAGTTAAATCTCTATTTTGAGGATTAAAGAAATTATAATTATTTAATATTTCTAGAATAATTTCTGGATTTTTTGATTTTATTTCATCTTTTAATATTTCTTTTTTTATAAATAATTGACTTAATTCATGCATA from the Aliarcobacter cryaerophilus ATCC 43158 genome contains:
- a CDS encoding YaaA family protein, whose protein sequence is MKILFSPSETKFKGGETKKINKNSFLFPELFEERIKVVNLYQTFINNASNGKLEKLFGTKKEDMIDYYKGNLLEKEIMKVIERYDGVAFDYLKYSTLKNIEKAYIDENVVIFSNLMGPILAGDMGIPDYKLKQNEKIGDFELEKFYNEKFSNSLDNYLKDDDIVDLRAGFYEKFYTIKKPYTTMKFIKDGKVVSHWAKAYRGIILRLLAQNNIQSIDELMNINIDNLSIKEIKKQKLKTEIIYNIK